The sequence below is a genomic window from Manduca sexta isolate Smith_Timp_Sample1 unplaced genomic scaffold, JHU_Msex_v1.0 HiC_scaffold_1660, whole genome shotgun sequence.
TGTATCAGCCGAATGGATAAAATTAAGGTTTCAATGTTTGGCTCTGACAAATGATGTGATACACCTGTTAGAATCTTTGAGGTGAGTTCAAATTGTATACGCTCAAGACTGTATGttatgaagaaatattttgcagtttgctttcttattacaaatatttctccatgatataataatttaattgtatttataagtaACTTTCTTGGTTTTGATTTCATGCATAAGTGAACTTAATATTTTCgactaagaaaaataataacaataatgcattatacaaaacaaagaaatatcGCAGAAGCAGATAATTCTCCTACAGGATAGCATAGTACAAACTGAGCTCTGAGTTTTAGTACCtactaaagatatatttattgcgAAAGCTTGGAATCTATCTACTGTAGAAAACAATATTGTGCATGGTGTTATGTGGTACACTGATTTGATTTAAATCAACATTACATTTTGAATCATTTCATCGATTTCGCATTCATTCTTACATAATTAGTACATTCGTTTTGTCACTGTGTTTTGTTTTCTCACAAGGTTCATCGAACGTTGCATGCCACATAATACTATGGATACAGCAATAATGATTTATCGAAACTATCATGATAAAGTCAGCACCGAAATATTGTGAAGGTATTGGAAAATACGTGGATGTTTCGTACAATTACAAATAACGTTGCCTTCGCGATTACGGGGCTGGCTTTGCGCGCATGTTGCTAATAAATGACTTGTTTTTCAACAGTTCAGTTGTTGCTCAACGAGTGACTAAACTCGGGGCGCCGCGTGCGCAACACTTAGGTTTGAattgtatttgttaaaatatgtgAGGAAGTGCATCACGGAGAAGGTAATACCATTAcctcaacaccttgaataattAACAACTAAGGAGATATGTTTGCGACATTTCGAATTTTCTTTGCTGTGTTCAAAATGTgatcaaaatttattgaaatttaaaatatctccatagttccaaaataattattaacagttAGTTCTgtgttgaaaatgttttacgTTGAGACAGAAAAGGGctattttgtatgtttgaaaTTTTCAGCATGGtgctacaattattatttttcaaatgcaATTTGTATTTTCATAACAATATGAATTGTATATGAAATTTATCATAAAGGTCATAAATTCTCTTGCATGATATCCATAACTAAGTCTGGCAGGCAGTAATGTTTCTAAAAGTACTATAAGTGTTTTCACTCCAAAATCTGGCAAGCACGCCACGACTATACAACTCATAAAGAGAATTTATAATCACGTGCAAGAGAATTTGGCTTGTTTTGTATCGTGTGCTGAGTTTCAGCATGAGTGAGCTCATTGAATAACCAAAGGCTGGTGAATGAATGTGGCACAGGGAGGATTATCTTCTCGGTCTGATCACGAACGGGCCGTCACGTGCCCAATGGCAGAAGATCGAACGTCTCGACCTGCGCAAATATTTCGACTGCGTGCTGGTGTCCGGGGACCTGCCCTGGGAAAAGCCCGACCAGCACATATTCCTTGAGGCGTGCAAGCTGCTCAACGTAGAGCCGCGCAACTGCATTATGGTTGGCGACAAACTCGAAACAGACATCAAGGTAAATAACAgtcttaaacaaaattaaagtgACAATGAGAAATAGGAGTACACTAATGTGT
It includes:
- the LOC119191577 gene encoding LOW QUALITY PROTEIN: N-acylneuraminate-9-phosphatase-like (The sequence of the model RefSeq protein was modified relative to this genomic sequence to represent the inferred CDS: inserted 1 base in 1 codon) produces the protein MWHREDYLLGLITNGPSRAQWQKIERLDLRKYFDCVLVSGDLPWEKPDQHIFLEACKLLNVEPRNCIMVGDKLETDIKGGKEAELXGTVWIPLQKDEESSDLPDFTIDKVTKLPEVLPNSPKLRRCNATNVC